The segment ATCGGGCTGCCGCTCATACCTTGGACGATCCCTCCGGTTTTTTCCAGCAATTCCGGGTCGGTGATCCTGATAATCATATTTTTGTTGTCTGTCCGGTACTGCATAATTTTTTCTATTTTAATGTCAAATTCTTCGATGGTATTGTCTTTTAAAACCGTATAGATTTTAGCCGGTCCAACCTCAACCTCGGATTTCCAGGCTATAGGAATCATGGTACTGAAATACGGATTCCGGACTTCACCTTCATAAATACCAAATATCCCGCTGGCTGAATTCTTGGCAATTTTACCGGTGAAATTTGACTGAAGCATAAACGTACCAATTTTTTCTCCGGGGTCTCCTCTTTGACCTTTTTCAATGGAGTAGATTGTGGATTCGACGATTTTGCCGTCACTTAATTCAATTTGGTCATTGGTATCAATATCCGTGATGACGTGTCCCAAAGCCCCGAATATTTTCGTATCGGGTTCAATAAACGTCAGAGTTCCCACTCCTGCAGCCTCGTCCCTGATAAACAGCCCTATCCGATATCTTTGGGTTTCTGAGCAGAATACCGGCTGAATCTTTTTTTCCAGAATTTTTTCTTTGTGTTTGATCTCAAGCACAATTGTTTTGTTTTCTTTGCATTTTTTATCGATTTCCTGTGCTACCTGAAAATCATTCGTTGCTGTGATGCCATTAATTTTTAAAATGATGTCCCCAACTTCTATTCCAGAATCCTTTGCAGGATAAGACTGTTTGCCTTCCTTGTTCGTGATCGGAGCATATCCTACGACCAAGACTCCTTTGGTCTGCAAGGTCACTCCAATGGATTGTCCGCCTGGAATAACGGATGGCCGTACTTTATTGACTTCCTTGCCTGCTGAAAAAAAATCGAGATAATTAATTACCGGGTAAAAACGACTGGTTTCTGTTTTCTGATAGAATCCTGCAATTTGTTGAATACTAAGGGTAAAAACGAGGAGAATTCCTATTCGGAAAATAATACGGGTTAGTTTTTTATGCAAACCGTTTTTTCCCTTCAGTTTTTCACCCTCCTCACGTATTTTTTTCTCTGCAGAGATACTACAATAAAATTTTTTATTGCAGTATTAGATTTCCCTTATAAAAAGGTTTCATCCTGTGAAATGTTTTCTAGGATTTCTTAAATTTATGGCGAAATAAGAAAATGACAAAAGCTAGAACTCTTGTCATTTGTTGGGTTATAATAGGCTTTATAATAGTCATAAAAGGAAACAAACGATGAAAAAAATATTTGTAAATTATTTTTTTACAGCCCTGGTCATTGCAGTGACCGTCTGGATATTGATTTCCAGTTCGAAATTTAGTATTATACCTCACCTGATCGCCATAACTGATGGAGGGCTGTTATTCCTGGCATTTGTCTGCATGGTCCTTTTTTGGTTTTTTGATGCGTTAATTATTAAAGTGATTGTTGAGATTTCTGATCAAGGTATCCGTTTTTGGCGGTATATGAAAATAGCGCTGATTGGACAGTATTATAGTTCCATTACTCCTTTTTCTGGCGGGGGACAGCCTGTCGCGCAGGTCTATACGATGAAAAATGACTATAAAATCCCGCTGGGGCTGGCTACATCAGTCACCATCAATAAATTTACGATCTATCATATTATTGTGACTGCCTTCGCCTTGTTTATGGCTATTTTTAAGTATGATTTTATCTTTGAGCAGGGTGCGGTCAGCAAAACCTTCATTGCTATAGGTTTTATGATCAATATCATATCGACGCTGGCTCTGCTTTTGCTCTGTTACAACAGTTCGATTGTAAAAAAGGTCTGCCTTCTGATCTTAAGACTGCTTCATAAAATCAAACTGGCCAAGAATATGAATGATCAAATCTTTTCCAGGCATATTGAGGAATACAGAAGTTCTCTGCGCTTGTTCCTGAGAGACCGCAAAGCTCTGCTTCTAACCTGTCTCTATACGTTGATTCAAGTCATCGTGTACTTTTGCGTGACCTATTTTGTCTATCTGTCATTTGGTTTAAGAGACGCGTCCCTGTTTGATATTCTTGCTGTGCAGTCTTTGCATTACATGGCGATTAATTACATTCCGACGCCTGGAAATGCCGGAGCATCCGAGGGAGGATTTTACCTGATATTCGGGCTAATTTTCCCTTCCAGTGTTATGATCTATGCGATCATGCTCTGGAGACTCATCGTCTATTATTTAAATTTGTTCGTGGGCGGGATTGTCGTACTGATCGATTACCTGTATAAACAAAGCTTAAAGAAGTCGTAAAGGAAGCCCGTGTTTAAAAAGTACCCTGCTGTCGCTTTTGTATGCGAAATAACAGGGTACTTTTTTTATTGCATTTTAATTCATTTTTTGGCCTGTTAATTTATTTTTTAGCCTGCTGCCATAATTCCTCCGCAAGGCTTAGCGCGACGCTTTCACCGCCAAGCATTCGGGCCATTTCCTGGACCCTTTCACTTTCGCCAAGCCGATTGACTTTGGTCTGTGTCCGGTCTTCCACAACGACTTTATCAATGCCAAAATGGCTGTCGGCAAATGCCGCGATCGGCGCCGAGTGGGTAATGCAGAGCACTTGTCTGTTCTCCGATATTTTTTCAAGCTTTTCAGCGACCTTCATGATCGTTCTGCCGCCGACTCCGCTGTCCACTTCATCGAAAACAAACGTATCCACGGTTTCCACTTTCGATAATAAGCTTTTGAAAGCCAGCATGATCCTGGCCATTTCTCCGCCTGAAGCCACTTTGGCCAAAGGCTTGGGAGGTTCTCCGACATTCGCGGAAAAATAAAACTCAATCTGTTCCGCACCTTCGGGCGACGGTTCGGTGACTGGTGAAAATATGATTTCGATTCTGGCCTCGTTTAGCCCCAAATCGAGCAATTCGTCTGCCAGGCCCTTTTCAATTCGTTCAGCCTGGATGCCACGGTTCAGGCTGAGTTCCTCCACCAGATTGTTATACGTTGTCAGCGCCTCTTTCTTTTCGCGCCGGATATTTTCTTTTTCATCCTGAAGATGGGCAATTTCTTCAAGTTCTTCTTCCATTTCAACCCGTCTTTCCAAAACAGCTTCAATCGTATACGCGTATTTTCTGAGCTTACCGAGATCAATCAGGCGGGTTTCAATTTCGTCAAGCCTTCCTGGTTCAAAATCCAGCTTATCTTTATAGGACCGCAGTTTGGTCACATAATCTTCGAGACTGAAATAGATCTCTTCAAGGTTCTTATGCAGCTCTTCAATCTCAGGATCAAGCGCCGAGAGTTCCCCCATTTTTTCTGTGGCTGACCCAATCCTATCAAAAGCAGCATCAGAGGCTTCTTTGGTTCCGGCATAGAGTTCATCATAGGCTTCATTGACAAGACTGACGATCTTTTCGGCATTCAGCAGAAACTTTTTCTCCTGTTCCAGAGATTCCTCTTCCCCGGAAACCGGTGCAATCCGGTCAATCTCCTCAATCTGGTAACGCAGTATTTCTTCCCTTTTCTCCCTGTCCCGCTCCGAACGCAGGAGTTCTCTTTCTCTGGACATGGTGTTCCGGTAATTGACAGCCGCGTCCCTGACTTGTTTCAGCAGTTTTAAATGCTCCTCGCCGCCGAAACTGTCTAAGAGCTCCCTTTGGGTTTCGGTCTGCAGCAGTGACTGGTGCTCCATCTGGTCGTGAATGTCTACGAGTCCTTCACAGAATGTCCGGTACAAGGACAACGGGACGGTTCTGCCCTGAACACGGCAGACATTCCGGCCGGAGTCATTGATTTCCCGATACAGGAACAGCATGTCATCTTCGAGCGGATATCCTTCGTCCTGCAACATTTCAGTCAATTTTAGCGGCAGATTGGAAAAAATCCCTTCCACACACGCTTTGTCCTTGCCATGCCGCAGAAATTCATTGCTGGCTCTTCCGCCCAGAAGCAAACCCAACGCATCTACCAGCATAGATTTTCCGGCTCCTGTCTCCCCTGTAAAAACAGACAAGCCTTTATCAAAAAGCAAATGGACATCTTCCATCAGTGCAAAATCTTTGATGCGAAGTTCTACGAGCATAGGTCTCCTCCTCTTTGCCACACTCAG is part of the Dehalobacter sp. genome and harbors:
- the spoIVB gene encoding SpoIVB peptidase codes for the protein MHKKLTRIIFRIGILLVFTLSIQQIAGFYQKTETSRFYPVINYLDFFSAGKEVNKVRPSVIPGGQSIGVTLQTKGVLVVGYAPITNKEGKQSYPAKDSGIEVGDIILKINGITATNDFQVAQEIDKKCKENKTIVLEIKHKEKILEKKIQPVFCSETQRYRIGLFIRDEAAGVGTLTFIEPDTKIFGALGHVITDIDTNDQIELSDGKIVESTIYSIEKGQRGDPGEKIGTFMLQSNFTGKIAKNSASGIFGIYEGEVRNPYFSTMIPIAWKSEVEVGPAKIYTVLKDNTIEEFDIKIEKIMQYRTDNKNMIIRITDPELLEKTGGIVQGMSGSPIIQNGKIVGAVTHVFVNDSTRGYGIFIEKMIDESGITSKAAAAREGGFFSTCMLIIFSYYIL
- a CDS encoding flippase-like domain-containing protein encodes the protein MKKIFVNYFFTALVIAVTVWILISSSKFSIIPHLIAITDGGLLFLAFVCMVLFWFFDALIIKVIVEISDQGIRFWRYMKIALIGQYYSSITPFSGGGQPVAQVYTMKNDYKIPLGLATSVTINKFTIYHIIVTAFALFMAIFKYDFIFEQGAVSKTFIAIGFMINIISTLALLLLCYNSSIVKKVCLLILRLLHKIKLAKNMNDQIFSRHIEEYRSSLRLFLRDRKALLLTCLYTLIQVIVYFCVTYFVYLSFGLRDASLFDILAVQSLHYMAINYIPTPGNAGASEGGFYLIFGLIFPSSVMIYAIMLWRLIVYYLNLFVGGIVVLIDYLYKQSLKKS
- the recN gene encoding DNA repair protein RecN, giving the protein MLVELRIKDFALMEDVHLLFDKGLSVFTGETGAGKSMLVDALGLLLGGRASNEFLRHGKDKACVEGIFSNLPLKLTEMLQDEGYPLEDDMLFLYREINDSGRNVCRVQGRTVPLSLYRTFCEGLVDIHDQMEHQSLLQTETQRELLDSFGGEEHLKLLKQVRDAAVNYRNTMSRERELLRSERDREKREEILRYQIEEIDRIAPVSGEEESLEQEKKFLLNAEKIVSLVNEAYDELYAGTKEASDAAFDRIGSATEKMGELSALDPEIEELHKNLEEIYFSLEDYVTKLRSYKDKLDFEPGRLDEIETRLIDLGKLRKYAYTIEAVLERRVEMEEELEEIAHLQDEKENIRREKKEALTTYNNLVEELSLNRGIQAERIEKGLADELLDLGLNEARIEIIFSPVTEPSPEGAEQIEFYFSANVGEPPKPLAKVASGGEMARIMLAFKSLLSKVETVDTFVFDEVDSGVGGRTIMKVAEKLEKISENRQVLCITHSAPIAAFADSHFGIDKVVVEDRTQTKVNRLGESERVQEMARMLGGESVALSLAEELWQQAKK